One Arthrobacter sp. StoSoilB19 DNA window includes the following coding sequences:
- a CDS encoding SRPBCC family protein — protein MSNSLKLSVPEGVPFIDYEREFDFPVADVFRAHKEPDLIVQWLGPRGLKMEIDHYDFRTGGSYRYLHTGPDGVAYEFKGIFHTVRDNEFAIQTFEFGGYPDVVSLDFMTFEDLGNGRTRLRGHSVYPSQEARDGMAQSGMEGGLSEGYERLEELLAGARV, from the coding sequence ATGAGCAATTCCCTGAAACTCAGCGTTCCTGAGGGCGTCCCCTTCATCGATTACGAGCGCGAGTTTGATTTCCCGGTGGCGGACGTGTTCCGCGCCCACAAAGAACCGGACCTGATTGTCCAGTGGCTGGGCCCGCGGGGCTTGAAAATGGAGATCGACCACTACGATTTCCGCACCGGCGGCAGCTACCGCTACCTGCACACAGGACCGGACGGTGTGGCCTACGAGTTCAAGGGCATCTTCCACACCGTCCGGGACAACGAATTCGCCATCCAGACCTTTGAGTTCGGCGGATACCCGGATGTGGTCAGCCTGGACTTCATGACGTTTGAGGACCTGGGCAACGGAAGGACCCGGTTGCGGGGCCACTCCGTCTACCCAAGCCAGGAGGCGCGCGACGGCATGGCCCAGTCCGGGATGGAGGGCGGCCTGAGCGAGGGCTACGAGCGGCTGGAGGAATTGCTGGCCGGGGCGCGGGTCTGA
- a CDS encoding metalloregulator ArsR/SmtB family transcription factor, producing the protein MNPESAALDSAFMALADPVRRSIIARLSRGPATVNELAEPFEISKQAVSKHIQVLEQAALVTRSRDAQRRPVHLNTARLEELTAWIDRYRLVREGQFRNLDAILRSNAADSGDKSSKES; encoded by the coding sequence ATGAACCCTGAAAGTGCGGCATTGGACTCGGCCTTCATGGCCCTGGCAGATCCCGTGCGGAGAAGCATCATCGCCCGGCTCAGCCGGGGCCCGGCAACAGTGAACGAACTGGCAGAACCGTTCGAAATCTCCAAACAAGCGGTTTCGAAACACATCCAGGTGCTCGAGCAGGCAGCGCTGGTGACCCGAAGCAGGGATGCACAGCGCAGGCCCGTCCACCTGAACACGGCGCGGCTTGAGGAGCTGACCGCCTGGATTGACCGGTACCGGTTGGTCCGCGAAGGCCAGTTCCGCAACCTCGACGCCATTCTTAGGTCAAACGCTGCGGACAGCGGCGACAAATCCTCCAAGGAGTCATGA
- a CDS encoding sugar phosphate isomerase/epimerase, whose protein sequence is MTENKLIIGTAPDSWGVWFADDPKQTPWERFLDEVAESGYKWIELGPYGYLPTDPARLAEELKQRDLKVTAGTVFTAFHRGVDQWETAWEPARKVAELTAAMGGGHIVVIPAMWRDDVTGEAVESGTLSDKAWSDLFTGHNRLGKTLLEDFGLKQQFHSHADSHVGAQEDIETLLAATDPQYLNLCLDTGHAEYCGASSLELIKNYPDRIGYLHLKQINPDILRRVNEENMTWAAANLAGVMTEPPSGLPDLRAVIEAVEALNRPIFGIVEQDMYPVAFDVPMPIAKRTRNYLLTCGSRTAVN, encoded by the coding sequence ATGACTGAGAACAAGCTGATCATCGGCACGGCGCCGGACTCCTGGGGCGTCTGGTTTGCGGACGATCCGAAGCAGACCCCGTGGGAACGCTTCCTCGACGAAGTGGCCGAGTCCGGCTACAAGTGGATCGAACTTGGCCCGTACGGCTACCTTCCCACCGACCCAGCCCGCCTGGCGGAGGAACTCAAGCAGCGCGACCTGAAAGTCACCGCCGGCACCGTGTTCACCGCCTTCCACCGCGGCGTGGACCAGTGGGAGACCGCCTGGGAGCCGGCCCGCAAGGTCGCCGAACTCACCGCGGCAATGGGCGGCGGGCACATCGTGGTCATTCCGGCCATGTGGCGCGACGACGTCACCGGCGAGGCCGTGGAGAGCGGCACCTTGAGCGACAAGGCCTGGAGCGACCTGTTCACCGGCCACAACCGCCTGGGCAAGACCCTGCTGGAGGACTTCGGCCTGAAGCAGCAGTTCCACTCCCACGCTGACTCCCACGTTGGCGCGCAGGAGGACATCGAAACGCTGCTGGCAGCTACCGATCCGCAGTACCTGAACCTCTGCCTGGACACCGGCCACGCGGAATACTGCGGTGCCTCCAGCCTGGAGCTCATCAAGAACTACCCGGACCGCATCGGCTACCTGCATTTGAAGCAGATCAATCCGGACATCCTCAGGCGAGTCAACGAGGAAAACATGACCTGGGCCGCGGCCAACCTCGCCGGCGTCATGACCGAACCGCCGAGCGGGCTGCCCGACCTCCGCGCTGTCATCGAGGCCGTGGAAGCCCTGAACCGCCCCATCTTCGGGATCGTGGAACAGGACATGTACCCGGTTGCCTTCGACGTCCCGATGCCGATCGCCAAGCGCACCCGCAACTACCTGCTGACCTGCGGCTCCCGCACCGCCGTCAACTGA
- the iolD gene encoding 3D-(3,5/4)-trihydroxycyclohexane-1,2-dione acylhydrolase (decyclizing), producing the protein MTVAQAVVEYLSKQYTVDKVGGVDYRERLIPGTFGIFGHGNVAGVGQALKQYQQLDPAIMPYYQGRNEQAQAHQAVGYARHTRRRQTFAISTSIGPGSSNLLTGAALATTNRLPVLLLPSDTFATRAADPVLQQLEQPYAYDITVNDAFRPLSKFFDRVTRPEQLFSAFHHGLRVLTDPAETGAVTISLPQDVQAEAFDVPEEFLAEREWRIRRPDADDDDIARAAAAIRAAKRPLIIAGGGVLYAYANDELAKLAQLTGIPVGNTQAGVGVLPWDHQFSLGAIGSTGTTAANAIAADADLIIGIGTRYEDFTTASRTAFQNPGVRFININVAPIDAYKHGTTLPIVADARKALVKLNAALGGYRVGADLEQKVAAEKKRWNATVDEAFDTRYTPLPAQNEIIGAANRAMDAADVVICAAGSLPGDLHKMWRVRDPFGYHVEYAYSCMGYEIPGGLGVKRAALAEAARGGEQRDVVVMVGDGSYLMMHTELVTAVAERIKLIVVLIQNHGYASIGSLSESLGSQRFGTRYRALDEEQHSFDEGDTLPVDLALNAESLGVKVIRIEPGEKVIAELEQAIRDAKAAPEGSGPILIHVESDPLLDAPSSESWWDVPVAQVSELDSTKQAFHTYVDHKSRQRKLLG; encoded by the coding sequence ATGACGGTGGCCCAGGCCGTCGTCGAATACCTGTCCAAGCAATACACCGTCGACAAGGTGGGCGGTGTGGACTACCGGGAGCGGCTGATCCCCGGCACGTTCGGTATTTTCGGGCACGGTAACGTTGCCGGTGTGGGGCAGGCCCTGAAGCAGTACCAGCAGCTGGACCCGGCCATCATGCCGTACTACCAGGGCCGGAACGAACAGGCCCAGGCGCACCAGGCCGTGGGGTATGCCCGGCATACCCGCCGCCGCCAGACCTTCGCCATCAGCACCTCGATCGGCCCGGGGTCCTCCAACCTGCTGACCGGTGCCGCTTTGGCCACGACGAACCGGCTGCCGGTGCTGCTGCTGCCCAGCGACACGTTCGCCACCCGCGCGGCAGACCCCGTGCTGCAGCAGCTCGAACAGCCCTACGCCTACGACATCACCGTTAATGACGCCTTCCGGCCACTGTCCAAGTTCTTCGACCGCGTCACCCGCCCGGAACAGCTGTTCTCCGCGTTCCACCACGGCCTGCGTGTCCTGACGGATCCGGCGGAGACCGGCGCCGTAACCATCTCGCTGCCTCAGGATGTCCAGGCCGAGGCGTTCGATGTCCCCGAGGAGTTCCTGGCCGAGCGGGAGTGGCGGATCCGCCGCCCCGACGCGGACGACGACGACATCGCCCGTGCCGCCGCGGCCATCCGTGCCGCGAAGCGCCCGCTGATCATCGCCGGCGGCGGCGTCCTCTACGCCTACGCCAACGACGAGCTCGCAAAGCTCGCCCAGCTGACGGGCATCCCGGTAGGCAACACGCAGGCCGGCGTCGGCGTCCTGCCGTGGGACCACCAGTTCAGCCTGGGTGCCATCGGCTCCACCGGTACGACGGCGGCCAACGCCATCGCTGCCGACGCCGACCTGATCATCGGCATCGGCACCCGCTACGAGGACTTCACCACCGCGTCACGCACAGCGTTCCAGAACCCCGGGGTGCGCTTCATCAACATCAACGTTGCCCCGATCGACGCGTACAAGCACGGCACCACGCTGCCGATCGTCGCCGATGCCCGCAAGGCACTGGTCAAGCTCAACGCAGCACTGGGCGGCTACCGGGTAGGCGCCGACCTGGAGCAGAAGGTCGCCGCCGAGAAAAAGCGCTGGAACGCCACTGTGGACGAGGCCTTTGACACCCGCTACACCCCGCTGCCGGCACAGAACGAAATCATCGGCGCCGCCAACCGGGCCATGGACGCTGCGGATGTGGTGATTTGCGCGGCCGGGTCCCTGCCCGGGGACCTGCACAAGATGTGGCGTGTCCGGGACCCGTTCGGCTACCACGTCGAATATGCCTACTCCTGCATGGGCTACGAAATCCCCGGCGGCCTCGGGGTCAAGCGCGCAGCCCTGGCCGAAGCCGCGCGCGGCGGCGAGCAGCGGGACGTCGTGGTGATGGTGGGGGATGGCTCCTACCTGATGATGCACACCGAACTGGTCACCGCCGTCGCCGAACGCATCAAACTGATCGTGGTCCTGATCCAGAACCATGGATACGCCTCCATCGGCTCCCTGTCCGAATCCCTGGGCTCGCAGCGCTTCGGCACCCGCTACCGGGCCCTGGACGAAGAACAGCACAGCTTCGACGAAGGGGACACCCTGCCGGTGGACCTGGCCCTGAACGCCGAGTCCCTGGGCGTGAAGGTCATCCGGATCGAACCCGGGGAGAAGGTGATCGCCGAACTGGAGCAGGCCATCCGCGACGCCAAGGCCGCCCCCGAGGGCAGCGGGCCCATCCTCATCCATGTCGAGTCCGATCCGCTCCTGGACGCACCATCCTCCGAGTCCTGGTGGGACGTTCCGGTCGCGCAGGTTTCCGAACTGGATTCCACCAAGCAGGCCTTCCATACCTACGTCGACCACAAGTCCCGCCAGCGCAAATTGCTCGGCTAA
- a CDS encoding MFS transporter, with the protein MPVGLIALALGGFGIGLTEFVIAGLLPQVATDFGVTEAEAGWFISGYALSVVVGALGLTAAVTRFQRKPVLAALLVLFIAGNLLSATADGYWPMMLGRVVAALSHGAFFGIGAVVAAGMVPPSKKAGAIALMFTGLTAANVLGVPFGTLLGQAAGWRATFWAITVIGVAALAGILALVPKPAREAGQAGSLRSELRAFRSGQVWLSILVTILGFGGMFGAFTYIAYTLTEVSGFAASTVPWLLIVFGAGLFAGNTLGGKAADRNVDRTLLVVLAALAVVMVVFALTAASPVLTVMSLVLMGGFGFATVPGLQMRVMKYASGAPTLASGANIGAFNVGNALGAWLGGVTITAGLGYTSPIWAGAVITVAGLAVMAFAAAAAKRERQLEGQVPVPVEELASR; encoded by the coding sequence ATGCCTGTTGGCCTGATAGCACTCGCCCTGGGCGGGTTTGGCATAGGACTCACGGAATTCGTCATCGCCGGCCTCCTCCCGCAGGTGGCAACCGACTTTGGCGTCACCGAAGCGGAGGCCGGCTGGTTCATCTCCGGCTACGCACTCTCCGTGGTGGTGGGCGCGCTGGGCCTGACGGCAGCCGTGACGCGATTCCAGCGCAAGCCCGTACTGGCCGCACTGCTGGTCCTGTTCATTGCCGGAAACCTGCTTTCCGCCACTGCTGACGGTTACTGGCCAATGATGCTGGGCCGCGTTGTTGCCGCCCTCTCGCACGGCGCCTTCTTTGGCATCGGGGCAGTGGTGGCGGCCGGCATGGTCCCGCCCAGCAAGAAGGCAGGCGCCATCGCGCTCATGTTCACGGGACTGACCGCGGCCAACGTCCTTGGCGTGCCGTTCGGGACGTTGCTGGGCCAGGCGGCCGGCTGGCGTGCCACCTTCTGGGCCATCACGGTCATTGGCGTGGCTGCGCTCGCTGGCATCCTGGCCCTGGTTCCCAAGCCGGCCCGTGAAGCGGGGCAGGCGGGAAGCCTCCGCTCCGAGCTTCGGGCCTTCCGCTCCGGCCAGGTGTGGCTTTCCATCCTGGTGACCATCCTCGGCTTCGGCGGCATGTTCGGCGCATTCACCTACATTGCGTACACCCTCACCGAGGTGTCCGGATTTGCGGCCTCCACCGTGCCATGGCTGCTCATTGTCTTCGGGGCGGGCCTCTTCGCCGGCAACACCCTTGGCGGCAAAGCCGCAGACCGCAACGTGGACCGGACGCTCCTGGTGGTGCTCGCCGCGCTGGCCGTGGTCATGGTGGTGTTCGCTCTGACGGCCGCCAGCCCTGTCCTGACGGTCATGTCGCTGGTCCTGATGGGCGGCTTCGGCTTCGCCACCGTGCCGGGCCTGCAAATGCGCGTGATGAAGTATGCCTCCGGGGCTCCCACCCTGGCCTCCGGCGCCAACATCGGTGCCTTCAATGTGGGCAACGCCCTGGGCGCCTGGCTGGGAGGGGTCACCATCACCGCCGGCCTCGGCTACACCTCACCCATCTGGGCGGGCGCCGTGATCACCGTTGCGGGCCTGGCCGTCATGGCGTTCGCCGCCGCCGCGGCCAAGCGGGAACGGCAGCTTGAAGGCCAGGTGCCGGTGCCTGTCGAGGAGCTGGCCAGCCGCTAG
- a CDS encoding MarR family transcriptional regulator — translation MGIKDDAVEVRAQGWRTLAALHGLIEGELERSLQAESKLSVVEYTVLDALSRQDGWHMRMQQLARATALSPSATTRLVNRLEDRGLLTRILCDDDRRGIYTELTPTGLRLLEEARPVHDATLERALGQAMTMPELAPLVDALPGLHARA, via the coding sequence ATGGGCATCAAGGACGACGCCGTCGAGGTCCGCGCCCAGGGCTGGCGCACCCTGGCGGCCCTGCATGGGCTGATCGAAGGCGAGCTGGAGCGCTCCCTCCAGGCAGAGTCGAAGCTCTCCGTGGTGGAGTACACAGTGCTGGACGCCCTCAGCCGGCAGGACGGCTGGCACATGCGGATGCAGCAGTTGGCGCGTGCCACGGCGCTCAGCCCCAGCGCCACCACCCGGCTGGTGAACCGGCTTGAGGACCGCGGCCTCCTGACCAGGATCCTGTGCGACGACGACCGCCGTGGAATTTATACGGAACTGACGCCCACCGGCCTGCGCCTCCTTGAGGAAGCACGGCCCGTCCACGATGCCACGCTTGAGCGGGCCCTCGGCCAGGCGATGACCATGCCGGAACTCGCACCGCTGGTTGACGCACTGCCCGGGCTGCATGCGCGCGCATAA
- a CDS encoding Gfo/Idh/MocA family oxidoreductase produces the protein MTETLRVAVIGAGRMGADHIQRLNKRIHGAEVAAVVDVDLARAEAAVEDIPGAVALADADEALNNGDVNAVLIATPGFLHQDILLKAIARDIPILCEKPLTPDAESSWKIVEAEVALGHQRIQVGFMRRFDAEYAALRSIIRNHELGELLMLHHQHRNPNTPEGFTNEMLINDSVVHEFDAIRFFTGEEITSIQVRLGKPTRNAPNGQHDPQHVLIETESGVLADVEIYVNAKFGYEVATQASFEDGIVSIGGDKGPYTRSSGRWGGSVTPGFEERFGAAYDVEIQSWVDAALRGEIGGPSAWDGYATAACCEAGVEAQKNGEKVAVKLAAKPDLYK, from the coding sequence ATGACTGAAACCCTCCGCGTCGCCGTCATCGGCGCCGGCCGCATGGGCGCCGACCACATCCAGCGCCTCAACAAGCGGATCCATGGCGCCGAAGTGGCCGCCGTCGTCGACGTCGACCTCGCCCGCGCCGAGGCCGCCGTCGAAGACATCCCCGGCGCAGTCGCCCTGGCCGACGCTGACGAAGCCCTCAACAACGGCGACGTCAACGCCGTTCTCATCGCCACCCCGGGCTTCCTGCATCAGGACATCCTGCTCAAGGCCATCGCCAGGGACATTCCGATCCTCTGCGAAAAGCCGCTGACCCCGGACGCCGAATCCTCCTGGAAGATTGTCGAAGCCGAAGTGGCGCTGGGCCACCAGCGCATCCAAGTGGGCTTCATGCGCCGCTTCGACGCCGAATACGCAGCGCTCCGCTCCATCATCCGCAACCATGAGCTGGGCGAACTGCTGATGCTGCACCACCAGCACCGCAACCCCAACACCCCTGAGGGCTTCACCAACGAGATGCTCATCAATGACTCCGTGGTCCACGAATTCGACGCCATCCGGTTCTTCACCGGCGAGGAAATCACCAGCATCCAGGTCCGGCTGGGCAAGCCCACCCGCAATGCTCCCAACGGCCAGCACGACCCCCAGCACGTCCTGATCGAGACCGAGTCCGGCGTCCTGGCGGACGTCGAGATCTACGTCAACGCCAAATTCGGTTACGAGGTGGCCACCCAGGCCTCCTTCGAGGACGGCATCGTCAGCATCGGCGGCGACAAGGGTCCCTACACCCGCAGTTCCGGCCGCTGGGGCGGCAGCGTCACCCCAGGCTTCGAAGAGCGTTTCGGCGCCGCATACGACGTCGAAATCCAGTCATGGGTGGACGCTGCACTGAGGGGCGAAATCGGTGGCCCCTCCGCCTGGGACGGGTACGCCACCGCGGCATGCTGCGAGGCAGGCGTCGAGGCGCAGAAGAACGGCGAAAAGGTCGCCGTGAAGCTGGCTGCGAAGCCCGACCTCTACAAGTAG
- a CDS encoding MFS transporter: MRQPGNHQRALRTATIISTFGGLLFGYDTGVINGALPYMQQDLGLTPLTEGLVASSLLFGAAFGALFGGRLADRNGRRGMIMVLAVVFLLGTLGGTFAPNTEVLFAARFIPGLAVGGASVTVPVYLAEISPRDRRGRIVTQNELMIVTGQLLAFIFNAYVGNSFGESHGIWRWMLVIATLPAIALWIGMNVMPESPRWLASTPLKIRGLSMGASAFLLWIVNFLIGFGFPQLLAAIGISNTFFVFAVLGVGAITFAAKYVPETKDKSLEDLEHYFKNVAGSKAGAAAAKVP; the protein is encoded by the coding sequence ATACGGCAGCCCGGCAACCACCAGCGCGCCCTGCGGACCGCCACGATCATCTCCACCTTTGGCGGCCTGCTGTTTGGCTACGACACCGGCGTAATCAACGGCGCGCTGCCCTATATGCAGCAGGATCTGGGCCTCACCCCGCTGACCGAGGGCCTGGTGGCCTCGTCCCTGTTGTTCGGCGCCGCGTTTGGCGCCCTGTTCGGCGGCCGCCTGGCAGACCGCAACGGCAGGCGCGGGATGATCATGGTCCTGGCAGTTGTCTTCCTGCTGGGCACCCTGGGCGGCACCTTCGCGCCGAACACCGAAGTGTTATTCGCCGCGCGGTTTATCCCGGGGCTTGCCGTGGGCGGGGCATCCGTTACCGTTCCGGTCTACCTGGCCGAGATATCGCCGCGCGACCGGCGCGGCCGGATCGTCACCCAGAACGAACTCATGATCGTCACCGGGCAGTTGCTGGCCTTCATTTTCAACGCCTACGTGGGCAACTCCTTCGGCGAATCGCACGGCATCTGGCGCTGGATGCTGGTCATCGCCACCCTGCCGGCCATCGCGCTGTGGATCGGGATGAACGTCATGCCCGAGAGTCCACGCTGGCTGGCCTCGACCCCGTTGAAGATCCGTGGGCTGAGCATGGGCGCGTCGGCCTTCCTGCTGTGGATCGTGAACTTCCTGATCGGCTTCGGCTTCCCGCAGCTGCTTGCGGCCATCGGGATCTCCAACACGTTCTTCGTGTTCGCCGTGCTGGGTGTTGGCGCCATCACCTTTGCCGCCAAATACGTGCCCGAGACCAAGGACAAAAGCCTGGAGGACCTGGAGCACTACTTCAAGAATGTGGCCGGCAGCAAGGCCGGGGCCGCCGCGGCGAAGGTTCCCTGA
- the iolC gene encoding 5-dehydro-2-deoxygluconokinase, with the protein MTHELLTIGRISVDIYPNDIGVGLEDVNSFGKYLGGSPSNVAVAAARHGRRTGVITRTGDDPFGAYLHRELRKFNVDDAFVTPVKDWPTAVTFCAIKPATDEFPLYFYGRFPTAPDLQIKAEELDLDAIREAGIFWSTVTGLCQEPSRSAHIAAHEARPRTGLAEGQFTILDLDYRPMFWASEEEARAEVAKVLPHVTVAIGNDKECAVAVGEGTPDEQADRLLAAGVEIAVVKLGPEGVMAKTRTERVVSAPVPVETLNGLGAGDSFGGAFCHGLLSGWPLAQVLDYANAAGAIVASRLSCADAMPTPEEVTSLLAERGRAVPGASIPEGAAL; encoded by the coding sequence GTGACCCACGAGCTTCTTACGATCGGGCGCATCAGCGTTGATATCTACCCGAACGACATCGGGGTTGGCCTGGAGGACGTTAATTCCTTCGGCAAATACCTTGGCGGTTCGCCCTCCAACGTCGCTGTTGCCGCCGCCCGCCACGGACGCCGCACCGGGGTCATTACCCGGACCGGGGATGATCCGTTCGGCGCCTACCTGCACCGCGAGCTGCGTAAGTTCAACGTCGATGACGCCTTTGTTACCCCGGTGAAGGACTGGCCCACGGCGGTGACCTTCTGCGCGATCAAGCCGGCCACGGACGAGTTCCCGCTGTACTTCTACGGCCGGTTCCCCACCGCTCCGGACCTGCAGATCAAGGCTGAAGAGCTGGACCTGGACGCCATCCGTGAGGCCGGGATCTTTTGGTCCACGGTGACCGGCCTGTGCCAGGAGCCCTCGCGATCAGCGCACATTGCCGCGCATGAGGCGCGGCCGCGGACCGGGCTGGCTGAGGGCCAGTTCACCATCCTGGACCTGGATTACCGGCCGATGTTCTGGGCTTCCGAGGAGGAGGCCCGGGCCGAGGTTGCCAAGGTCCTGCCGCACGTCACGGTCGCGATCGGCAACGACAAGGAATGTGCCGTGGCAGTCGGCGAGGGGACTCCCGATGAGCAGGCGGACCGCCTGCTCGCTGCCGGCGTGGAAATCGCCGTCGTCAAGCTCGGCCCCGAAGGCGTGATGGCCAAGACCCGCACCGAACGCGTGGTCTCCGCGCCCGTCCCGGTGGAAACCCTCAACGGCTTGGGTGCCGGCGACTCCTTTGGCGGCGCCTTCTGCCACGGACTCCTCTCCGGCTGGCCGCTGGCACAGGTCCTGGACTACGCCAACGCCGCCGGCGCCATCGTCGCCTCACGCCTTTCCTGCGCCGACGCCATGCCGACGCCGGAGGAGGTCACCTCGCTGCTGGCCGAACGCGGCCGCGCGGTTCCGGGCGCCTCGATTCCCGAAGGAGCAGCACTGTGA
- a CDS encoding CoA-acylating methylmalonate-semialdehyde dehydrogenase, with amino-acid sequence MTATTQTTDTQTTVINHFINGAETAGAGDRTTLVYNPATGAVTGELRLANRADLDAAVAAARKAADSWGDISLAKRTAVLFKFRELVAAHVDDLAELITAEHGKVLSDAKGEIGRGLEVIEYACGIPTLLKGDYSDQVSTGIDVFNFREPLGVVAGITPFNFPVMVPLWMAPMAIATGNAFILKPSERDPSASLLLAKLWKEAGLPDGVFQVLHGDKETVDGLLTHPDVDGISFVGSTPIAQYVHETATKHGKRVQALGGAKNHAIILPDADLDNAADHLAAAAFGSAGERCMAISVAVAVGDAADLLVKKVEERALAVKVNNGTAPDAEMGPVITPASKERIVKIVTEAETAGAAMVVDGRDLVVPGHENGFWVGPTVIDHVKTEMTAYTEEIFGPVLVVVRVDTLEDGIKLINANPYGNGTAIFTSSGAAARKFQRSVTVGMIGINVPLPVPVAYHSFGGWKASLFGDKHIYGPEGVSFYTRGKVVTSRWPETHHASEASYNFPSN; translated from the coding sequence ATGACTGCCACCACCCAGACCACCGATACCCAGACCACCGTGATCAACCACTTCATCAACGGCGCCGAAACCGCCGGCGCTGGCGACCGCACCACCCTTGTGTACAACCCGGCCACTGGGGCCGTGACCGGCGAGCTGCGCCTGGCCAACCGCGCCGACCTTGACGCCGCCGTCGCCGCCGCCCGGAAGGCTGCCGACAGCTGGGGTGACATCTCCCTGGCCAAGCGCACCGCCGTTTTGTTCAAGTTCCGCGAACTCGTCGCCGCCCACGTGGACGACCTCGCTGAACTAATCACGGCCGAGCACGGCAAGGTCCTCTCCGACGCCAAGGGCGAAATCGGCCGCGGCCTGGAAGTCATCGAGTACGCCTGCGGCATCCCCACCCTGCTCAAGGGCGACTACTCGGACCAGGTCTCCACCGGTATCGACGTGTTCAACTTCCGCGAGCCCCTCGGCGTGGTCGCCGGCATCACCCCGTTCAACTTCCCGGTCATGGTGCCGCTGTGGATGGCCCCGATGGCGATCGCCACCGGCAACGCCTTCATCCTCAAGCCCTCCGAGCGCGACCCCTCCGCGTCCCTGCTGCTGGCCAAGCTCTGGAAGGAAGCCGGCCTGCCCGACGGCGTGTTCCAGGTCTTGCACGGCGACAAGGAAACCGTCGACGGGCTGCTCACCCACCCGGACGTGGACGGCATCTCCTTCGTCGGGTCCACCCCGATCGCCCAGTACGTCCACGAAACCGCCACCAAACACGGCAAGCGCGTCCAGGCCCTGGGCGGGGCGAAGAACCACGCCATCATCCTGCCCGACGCCGACCTGGACAACGCCGCCGACCACCTCGCCGCCGCCGCCTTCGGCTCCGCCGGCGAACGCTGCATGGCCATCTCCGTCGCCGTCGCCGTCGGGGACGCCGCCGACCTTCTGGTCAAGAAAGTCGAAGAACGCGCCCTGGCCGTGAAGGTCAACAACGGCACCGCCCCCGACGCCGAAATGGGGCCGGTCATCACCCCGGCCTCCAAGGAACGCATCGTCAAGATTGTCACTGAGGCGGAAACTGCCGGCGCGGCCATGGTGGTGGACGGCCGCGACCTGGTGGTCCCCGGCCACGAGAACGGCTTCTGGGTGGGGCCTACCGTGATCGACCACGTCAAGACCGAAATGACGGCTTACACGGAAGAGATCTTCGGGCCGGTCCTCGTGGTGGTCCGCGTTGACACCCTCGAAGACGGCATCAAGCTGATCAACGCCAACCCCTACGGCAACGGCACCGCCATCTTCACCTCCTCCGGCGCCGCCGCCCGCAAGTTCCAGCGCTCCGTCACCGTCGGCATGATCGGCATCAACGTGCCCCTCCCGGTCCCCGTGGCCTACCACTCCTTCGGCGGCTGGAAAGCATCCCTCTTCGGCGACAAACACATCTACGGCCCCGAAGGCGTCTCCTTCTACACCCGCGGCAAAGTCGTCACCTCCCGCTGGCCCGAAACCCACCACGCCTCCGAAGCCTCCTACAACTTCCCGTCCAACTAA